CACctgatttaatttacttttaactatgattgttcattgtttattttttatcagtgACTGATATTTCTTTTAAGGTGCTCTGtccatatcttttgcccattttgctGTTAACATTAGTTCTTAAACTTTAAACAAAATTGGAGAATACAAAGCTGTATTCGTATTGTGCTTGACAATTTATGAAATCTTTCTAGttatctcattaaaattttttgaattttgggacgcctgggtggctcagtggttgagcattggccttggctcagagcgtgatccaggggtcctgggattgagtcccacctcaggctccctgcagggagtctgcttctcccactgcctgtgtctctttctttgtgtctttcatgaataaataaataaaattaagaaaaaaaaattgaacctcATATTAATCTTATAATCAGGTATTTTCTTCATAGGTGATTGAACAGGTCACAATAAGTGGCAGAGTTGGGACTTGAACTTTTATAGCATATGTCCCTCTTACCCACAGTTCTGAAAACCAAAAAGTCCTGAAAACCCACTTTAAAAAACTGACAGCAAAACTCATTTGGCAGCAAAACCTTACTTAAAATGATGTGGAGCTACTTATAGTATGTTTATTCCACGTAGTGCATTTATTTCTCAGCATAAATGATGTGTTTGATGACATGATGTTGCTCCAGAGTTCCAAATGGATTGTGTTATATAACACACGGGGTATGCTCTGCATTACTGcctaaaatctgaaaaatcctGAATTTTGAAGCACCTGGAGTCTTCAAGCTTTATTATTAGCTGATTTAAGAGAGCAGAAAGTTAATTTTAACATCTAATCCGTTTAACGTTTTAAGGTACTGATTGCAGTTTGTAACTTTGTTAGCGTTTCTTATCTATACTGTCCATTTAAGTAGCACTAATCACCTATGATTATTGAGTGCATGTGATTGAGTACTGAGATGTGGCTAGTGCAAGCTGAGATGTGCTATAAGTGCAAAATACGCATCAGCTTTCGAAAATTTTGTGCcgaaaaaaatctcttatttttacACTTGGTATCCCACAATGACATAATATTCTGGATCTGTTGATTTCAACACAGTACTAGCATACGGGGTTTGCACTAATTTCCACTGGCCAGCGCTGCCTTGTATCCAAATCAGTACcgtcctcccctctccccagctgaGATTGTGCGGGGCTAAATTGACTGCCTTGACAAGTTCAGGCCgctagcagttttattttttgttttccggTCCTTTCCAAACTCTTCGGTTGCTAGGCACCCGGGAACGTCCGTAGGATCGCAAATCTCAAATCGCGTTTGCAGTAAGTTTGTCCAAGCCACACCCCATCCTTTGCCCTCGTGCTTCTGCGCGGAGACCCGCGCGCAGTGAAGATTGTCCCCTGCGGCTCTCCGTCGGCCCGCGGGCGTTCCGGCGTGCGCGGGTCCCGGCGTCCCGGGAAACAGCGGCGATGGCGTTCCGGTGTCAGCGAGACAGCTACGCCCGCGAGGTGCGGCGGGCTGGGCGGGGGACCTGCGGCTGGCGGGCGGAGGGCGCCGCGGGGAGGAGGTGCCGAGAGAGTCAGTCCCGGTGGCCTTAGGTTTGGGGTCGGACTTAATCTTCGTTCCTCCCTGCAGTTCACCACCACAGTGGTCTCCTGCCGTCCCGCGGAGTTGCAGACCGAAGGAAGCAACGGCAAGAAGGAAGTGCTGAGTGGCTTCCAAGTGGTGCTGGAAGACACGCTGCTTTTCCCCGAGGGCGGGGGACAGGTACCAGGCCCTCGCCTCACCCGATCCTCTCCCAGGAAGCCCCTTATTCCTTTCTGCTCAGGTGGGAAATGCCCTCCTGCTCCTCCGCCCCAGCCGTGATGAATGCAGGTGAAAGTTAGTTCAAGCCAGGTCATTTGTTCACCCAAGAGATGTTTATCGTGCCATAACATACGTTGGGTACTTATTCTAGGGGCTCAGGATAAGGAGTGAACAAGGCAGCCTCTGTCCCTACGTAGAATACTTATCGGGGAAGACAGACAAAATggtgaatagataaaatagaatGCCCGGTACAATGAGTGctgtaaagaaaattaaagtttgaGGGAGAGACAGTTGATGGGATGTTCTCCTAGGTAGGGGGCAGGTTATTTCCGTAGAGACCTGGCGAATTTAAAGGGTAAGCCATTGCGATTATTTAATGGTGCTGGTAGGGAAGGGGAAAGTATTCTAGACATTgagaatagcaagtgcaaagggaTTAGAAATTAGTTTAGGGTATTTGCCAGGGACTGGAAAAGGTTCCCCTGAAGAAGCACAGCAGAAGACAGAGTTATTTATGCCGGGATTGGATAGGAACAAAGTCCATTGTGCACACGAGAAAGGAGGGTAACAAAAGCAGAAAGGTGGGCATTACTGGAGAAGCTTTTCCAGCAGCGATAATAGCACAAGGCAGGGAAGCCTGAAGGATCTGACAAGTTTAGTTAACTTCAAATGGTCCACTGTAGTTGGAGCCTATGGTGTGTGTTAATGGCAGGCTGGAGATGACCTTGGAAAGGTAAGTTGGAGCCCGTTCACAGAGACTTGGAGGATGTTTTAAGCTTTGTGGACTTCATTCAAGAAGTTGtggtgaggggcgcctgggtggctcagtcagttaaatgttggactcttggttttggctcaggtcatgatctcggggttgtgggattagccctgtgttgggctccacactcagtgcagagtctgcttgagattctttttttttttttttaaagatttcatttatttattcatgagagagacacacacacacacagaggcagagacacaggcagagggaggagcaagctccatgcagagagcccaatgtgggactcgatccggggactccaggttcacgccctgggccgaaggcaggtgctaaaccactggaaccacccaggcgtccctctgcttgagattctgtttcCGTCTGTcccttctgcttgtgcttgctctctttctctcaaaaaagaaaaaaaaaaaaagaagctatagTGAGCCATGGAGTGTACTTAGGCAAAGAAGCGACACAAGAGAACATGTTTAGTAAACTTGATAGTGAGGAAGTTTCTATTTCATATccacatcatcatcattttctGCTGAAGGCCTCTGGCCttcaggaagtcttccctgattcCCTGAGACTATTAGGTTTCTTTCCTCAGAGCTCCTCTAGAGCACTATACTTTTTTACATTGTGGCATGTTGCAGATCCTATTGCAATGacttgtgtgtgtctgtattcTTTTCCAGACTCTTTTAAGTTCCTTGAGGGACCTTGTCTTGTTTGCTTAGTTTACTTGTTTGCAGTGTCTTGTAAGCAGTTGGcactaggtatttttttaaatgaacaagtgttttttttttttttttttttttaagtaatctctacaccccatgtggggcttgaattcaagaccctgagatcaagagtcacatgctccaccgactgagccacctaggcatccctaaaatgAGTGAATCTTTTTTAATCTAATTCTAGTAGGAGTGCGGAGGATGGAGCAGAggaaaattcaaaacatttaaaaaactattgaaagataagaaTCTAAATTAAGGCAGTGAGAATGACAAGGTTTTTTGGGTTTTACTAAAATCTTCGTTGTTGTAGTTATAACTTTGTCtcaattctgttattttttctgaGGAACTATATATATGGGTGTTCAGAGTGAGAACAGTCTCTCACAGAACAGAGTAGACCACCTCACTTGCCATTGCCTCTTTTCCCTTAGGGAATCTTAAATTACTGGTGTGTTTCTCAGTTTCCCTAGAGGGTCTTTGTATCTAGGAGTTAAGATGAGTTTTGCCTCCCGCCACTGATTAGCTTTAATTCTTTCCCCAGCCTGATGACCATGGTACAATCAATGGCATCTCTGTGCTGCGAGTAACCCGCCGAGGGGCCCAGGCTGATCATTTCACACAGACACCCCTGACCCCTGGTACCGAAGTCCAGGTCCAGGTGGACTGGGAGCGGCGGTTTGACCATATGCAGCAGCATTCAGGTAGGCAAGGTGGCCTGGGGGACCTGAGGGAGAGGCAGTTGCTGCACATGTGGGTACCATGGCGATTGAGATGTGGTTTGGGTTCTTTAGGAGTTAAAACTTTTGGAAAGGACCAACATTCAGAATCAGCTCCAATTCAATTCAATATGATAAATGGTATATAAATGGTATAAATGGTGTAAAAACAATGTGAACACGAGTATTAGAATAACTGCTGGATTTGAGTATTACCAACTTCCcacttgttatcttttttttttaataatttttttttttttttaatttgagagaaagagagagatagcaccAGCaggttgaggggcagagggagaaacagactctctgctgagcaggaagcctgatgtgggactcaatcccaggactccaggatcatgacctgagtcaaaggcagacattcaactgactgagccacccaggtgccccccacttgTTATTTTTATCTGGATATCTCCTGGGCTTCTTAAATTCAGTATGTCcaaaatggactttttaaaaaaggctccTCCAGACCTGATCTTCAATTAGCATCTACCTGGTTACTCAAATCCTGAAAGTCAGGACAGACACCTCTTTCAGGATAGCCAGTCACGAAGTCCTGTCAACTTATCTTCTAAAAATACCTCTCCACTTCTACTTCCTTCTACTGTCAGTACGATCATCCTGGCCCCAGCTCTCATTGTCTTTACCCCAGACCACTGAGATAGGTCATTTGTGAAATGGCATCATAAAGCTTTTCGTAGAGGTCTcatgaggattttatttatttatttatttgtttgtttgtttgtttgtttatatagaGGGCAAGAGAAAGTGCATGAGTGTGCgagaagggaaggggcaggggggcagagagagaatctttttttttttttttttttcagagagagaatcttaagcagattccatgtacAGCAGAGCTGgctatggggctcaatcccatgatccaaagatcatgacctgagtggaaatcaagggtcagatgcttaactgactgagccatccaggtgccccagatgagGATTTTCAATAAGATATCTGTCAAGAGTTACTAGCCATTTCCCCAGCAGGTCTTCAATGGGAAGAATGTCTATGATGATATTGTGGGAATATGAGGCTGGCTGTACCGCTCACTCTTCCCTGTCTCTTGCTGTCTCTGCTCAGGGCAGCATCTCATCACAGCAGTTGCGGACCATCTGTTTGGGTTGAAGACTACATCATGGTGAGCAGGGGGCTTAAGACTAATCGTAGGTCACAGGTTCCCAACTACCAGCTCCTTTCCCAGTAATGGGTCAGGGAgtaggaggagaaaagaaagggtaGTGTTCAAACTCTGCTGTGTTCTGTTCCCCTTAGGATGGGGTGGGTGACCTTAGGATGGGGTGTGTCTCAGGGGAAACATGAGAATGGGAGAAGCAAAGAACATGGAGTTGGGAGCCTAGAGACCCAGGGGGTGAATTCTGGCTACATGATCTTGCTCAcattccttcctgcccctcactcatgaaaaaaaaatgacagtcttTACCTTACAGGATTCCTGTGAGCATTAAATAAGGTTAATTTATACAAATGTCTGTAAGCCTtcttatgttgttgttgttatcatcaGCATCTTGTGACTACTCTACTTCTTCCGGCAGGGAGTTAGGGCGACTCAGGAGTGTAATTGAATTGGACAGCCCCTCTGTGACCATAGAGCAGGTGGCCGCCATTGAGCAGAGCGTCAATGAAAAAATCAGGGACCGGCTGCCTGTGAACGTGCGGGAGCTGAGCCTGGATGACCCTGAGGTGGCGCAGGTGAGGGAGAGACAGTCTGGTGGCTTCTATAGAATGGCCCTCTGTGAGCCCCTCATCAGAATTCAGACAGCCAGCCCTTCTCCCTCCACCGTGTTCCAGGTGAGGGGCCGAGGTTTGCCAGATGATCATGCGGGGCCCATTCGAGTTGTTACCATTGAGAATGTTGATGCCAACATGTGCTGTGGGACCCATGTGAGCAATCTCAGTGACCTTCAGGTATGTTAAGAAGGGCTCCTGAGTGTTTGGGAGAGAGGATACTAGGGAAGTGGGGATCACCAAGACCTGGGAGTGATCGAAGGGGACAATGGAGGCAGCCTAGGTGAAGTCGCTCCTTTATTGTTTCCGagcttggggggaggggcaggtctAGGGATTGCCTGCCCTCAGGCCTAGCACTCACTGAGGTTCATGCATATGCCCCCTTGTCTCATATAGGTTATTAAAATTCTGGGCattgaaaaggggaaaaagaacaaaaccaaccTGGCATTTCTGGCTGGGAACCGGGTGCTGAAGTGGATGGAGAGAAGCCATGGAACTGAAAAAGCACTCACTGCACTACTTAAGTATGCCCCCTGCTGCTCTCCCTTGTCTTAGATCCTGGACACCCCAAGCTCAGCTTCCCTACCTGGAGGAGAGACAGTAATCTCTTAGCCCGGCGGGGTAAGATACAATCATAAATGGTAAAGCGCTTTGGAGAGGTAGTCAGACCCACACAAAGTGGTTTATTCTTTTGTATCCTCTTCCTCAGTCCTTTTGGAATGTGCCCAGGTCCTCATCTGGAGGGAGATAAACTATCAAGAAAGGCATTATGGATTGACGCCCACACCAAAAGCAGT
The Vulpes vulpes isolate BD-2025 chromosome 2, VulVul3, whole genome shotgun sequence genome window above contains:
- the AARSD1 gene encoding alanyl-tRNA editing protein Aarsd1 isoform X3, producing the protein MAFRCQRDSYAREFTTTVVSCRPAELQTEGSNGKKEVLSGFQVVLEDTLLFPEGGGQPDDHGTINGISVLRVTRRGAQADHFTQTPLTPGTEVQVQVDWERRFDHMQQHSGQHLITAVADHLFGLKTTSWELGRLRSVIELDSPSVTIEQVAAIEQSVNEKIRDRLPVNVRELSLDDPEVAQVRGRGLPDDHAGPIRVVTIENVDANMCCGTHVSNLSDLQVIKILGIEKGKKNKTNLAFLAGNRVLKWMERSHGTEKALTALLKCGVEDHVEAVKKLQNSTKLLQKNNLNLLRDLAVHVAHSLRNSPDWGGVVTLHRKEGDSEFMNIIANEIGSEGG
- the AARSD1 gene encoding alanyl-tRNA editing protein Aarsd1 isoform X2; protein product: MAFRCQRDSYAREFTTTVVSCRPAELQTEGSNGKKEVLSGFQVVLEDTLLFPEGGGQPDDHGTINGISVLRVTRRGAQADHFTQTPLTPGTEVQVQVDWERRFDHMQQHSGQHLITAVADHLFGLKTTSWELGRLRSVIELDSPSVTIEQVAAIEQSVNEKIRDRLPVNVRELSLDDPEVAQVRGRGLPDDHAGPIRVVTIENVDANMCCGTHVSNLSDLQVIKILGIEKGKKNKTNLAFLAGNRVLKWMERSHGTEKALTALLKCGVEDHVEAVKKLQNSTKLLQKNNLNLLRDLAVHVAHSLRNSPDWGGVVTLHRKEGDSEFMNIIANEIGSEETLLFLTVGDEKGAGLFLLAGPAEAVETLGPRS
- the AARSD1 gene encoding alanyl-tRNA editing protein Aarsd1 isoform X1, producing MAFRCQRDSYAREFTTTVVSCRPAELQTEGSNGKKEVLSGFQVVLEDTLLFPEGGGQPDDHGTINGISVLRVTRRGAQADHFTQTPLTPGTEVQVQVDWERRFDHMQQHSGQHLITAVADHLFGLKTTSWELGRLRSVIELDSPSVTIEQVAAIEQSVNEKIRDRLPVNVRELSLDDPEVAQVRGRGLPDDHAGPIRVVTIENVDANMCCGTHVSNLSDLQVIKILGIEKGKKNKTNLAFLAGNRVLKWMERSHGTEKALTALLKCGVEDHVEAVKKLQNSTKLLQKNNLNLLRDLAVHVAHSLRNSPDWGGVVTLHRKEGDSEFMNIIANEIGSEETLLFLTVGDEKGAGLFLLAGPAEAVETLGPRVAEVLEGKGAGKKGRFQGKATKMSGRAEAQALLQDYISTQSAEE